The following proteins come from a genomic window of Kitasatospora sp. NBC_01246:
- a CDS encoding SRPBCC family protein codes for MTHPFEIELETTLPASPEQVWEAIATGPGIDSWFMGRNEVEPREGGTAAMETGGHREEALVTAYEPGKRLATRTSPGEDGRFMAFEYLIEGRGGAATVLRVVHSGLLGDDWQDEYDALRRGWPFHLGTLAQYLTHFAARTAVPVFAAAPTGRRTAQDVRAALAGALSLPTPVTVGARAQAEPAGLPPLDGEVVWADDERFGLRTADGLYTFHHGAGTALMFHHLFGADTDGAEDAWQRWLVRVLG; via the coding sequence ATGACGCACCCGTTCGAGATCGAGCTGGAGACCACGCTGCCGGCGAGCCCCGAACAGGTCTGGGAGGCGATCGCCACCGGCCCGGGGATCGACTCCTGGTTCATGGGCCGCAACGAGGTGGAACCGCGTGAGGGCGGCACGGCGGCCATGGAGACCGGCGGCCACCGGGAGGAGGCCCTGGTCACCGCCTACGAACCCGGCAAGCGGCTGGCCACCCGCACGTCACCCGGCGAGGACGGCCGCTTCATGGCCTTCGAGTACCTCATCGAAGGCCGTGGCGGCGCCGCCACCGTCCTGCGCGTCGTCCACAGCGGCCTCCTCGGCGACGACTGGCAGGACGAGTACGACGCGCTGCGCCGCGGCTGGCCCTTCCACCTGGGCACGCTGGCCCAGTACCTGACCCACTTCGCCGCCCGCACGGCCGTCCCGGTGTTCGCCGCGGCGCCGACCGGCCGGCGGACGGCGCAGGACGTCCGGGCGGCCCTCGCCGGCGCCCTGTCGCTGCCCACCCCGGTGACCGTCGGCGCCCGGGCGCAGGCCGAGCCGGCCGGCCTGCCGCCGCTGGACGGCGAGGTGGTCTGGGCCGACGACGAACGCTTCGGGCTGCGCACGGCGGACGGCCTCTACACCTTCCACCACGGCGCCGGAACGGCGTTGATGTTCCACCACCTGTTCGGAGCGGACACCGACGGAGCCGAGGACGCCTGGCAGCGGTGGCTCGTACGAGTACTCGGCTGA